Within the Glycine soja cultivar W05 chromosome 3, ASM419377v2, whole genome shotgun sequence genome, the region GATGCCAAATATGTAATAGGGGTCCAAAGCAACGTGAACAATTGGAAATAGAACAAAAGGCTCTGGTAATGACCTAGTCAAAATCCAAGTGAAAAATTCAATGCATCTTTGTTTTGCCTATATCACAAGACATAGCTATGTTGTATCATATTTGAGGTTAACATCCTTGATGCGATTCTTCAATTCAGTGTGAAAAAACCCAAGCATTTTAAGAGGGTTCACAAAGCTATAGATGCCAAATAACATCCCAAAGAAACATATATAGGTGAATTTTTCTTCTAGAGCATcacaatttaattataaatggaACAGCTGGTCGTACGTGTGACTGAGTTAATTGCTCTATTTTGGATAAGTTTGGCCTCATTGGCATAACCTACGACAAGAATTACTTCAATCTTTAAAGGACCACACTGTCAGAACCATACTATCGCAATAGATACGTACATTAGGGTTGACCGGGTGAGGATGATGTTATCCAAAagaacacaatatatatatatatatacacacacacacttacAGTACAATGCGGTATACGTACACTCACTATTAATTTATGTAGGCTGGCATATTTACTTACATCAGATAATCTAAATTTGATAATTTGGGATCAAGATTCTCTTAAGTAATCTAAGGTTATTTTGGTCATGTTATAAGAGAATGAGATATAGAATAATTATAGTGAAATCAATCATTGTTTATGTgtaaactttattaattttgttcttgtatttttctctttcataaTATAACGTTATATTACTTACTAACTTTAGAGGATATACTTCAATTGATCTACTGCATAGAGATATTTCTTGTTATTACCATGTGTATGCAAATGAGTTGACTGTTAGAATAGGACATATGAGTTGACTGTTAGAATAggacatatacatatatatatatggctaAGGATTAATTGGAGCTTTCCAATTCATCATAGGGAAATCATTGCGCTGATGTCTTAGCAAAAATGGGTGCTAGAAATGCTAGTCTCCCAACTTGTTGCTGTTGCTTGTAGCAGATGCCATTGGAACTAGCTTCCAAAGGCACCAGTTTtacttttttctgttttatgctgttttgctcttttttttttttttttatctctagttACCAAAAAGAACTTAAGAGGATTCAGATCCTTAGTATATATATCTGCAAGATAAACTTTGtctgtaattaaataaatgagcaATTACCCATGATGTACGTACATACGCCAAATGAATTGAATGAATCAATTTCATCGTTGCGTATttacatttttgttgttttttgtgtATGGTTATCTACATTTTTCATTAATCTGATATgacataattaatatttcaataagcttgatattacttttttttttttttacagagcTTCATATTACTCTTAAAATGCATAAATGTTATCACTCTTCCAGATTTCATATTTGTTTGgtattatatattgaaaatgGTTTTGTTAatcattcatttaaaaaattatagataagaaattattaaaaatatgataattgatgatattaagtgttataattttttttacaaaattttaatttattcattatcattaaagtaataattaataaaatcatattgaaaattatatatatactggtacaaaaagaaacaactctttaattaatttgtattatttttgtgCATGTAAATAGTTTGTAGCCCGGTGCTTTAAGTATCAATTTCGCTCAATTTTTGGTCTGAATATTTCTGTTtgtacaaaattacaaatatcaTTCTTGACTTTATAGATATGTATGTATACGGCTATACGCCAGTTTTATTTCCAAGAGCAGAGTCGTATCACTATACGCATCTCGTGTCATGTCATTCCACTCTTTCTCTGCTTCTATTCGATGGTTTCTCATTTGCTCTTTGTAGTAAAAGATCAGAGAGACACGTTCGCATCTACCAAAACATTGTTCAATGCACTAGTTCTCCATCAACAAAACcattatatcttatttttaatatttttttttcttttaattacttaaaatcaactttataattatgatatatCATCTCCTTGCAAATTTTATCATGTCACGAAAATAGCAGCCACGTCAATTCtacatattatatattgaaTATCTATCTTCATTAtgagtgatatttttttatacacagTTATTTCGATCTAAAAGACTAAAACTATTAGTTTCTCTCTTTTGTTGTGTGAAACTGACAGTGTTTATCTGTTAGTGGAATAACAGCGCCAACGTGCCATCTCTATCAGTTTAGAGTAGCAGATGACTGGAGTTGCTTTGGTTGAGCTGAGCCAGCGGTCATTGATTGCATCAATCCAATCATTTtgattgttattattttctttttcacctTGGTGCTGATGGGTTGGCATATTATTGATATGATGACATGGGGCCAAAATACGACATTGATGGAATAATCTTGTTTGCAAAGCCAAAAACTCATTGACTGTGAGGAATAAGCTTATTTAccagaaaaataagaaaataaagatattaatgTGAATAAAAATGGGATAATGACAAGTCCtaaagaagttttgatgataaagACAAAATCACTATAATGGACAACAAAGTATAAAGAAGACCTATGTAGTTCAACGATTTATATAATTGTGTATCTACTTAATCTTGAGGATGTCTTTAGAGTGTTAGGTAATTATTCATTCAACTCAAGAAATCTATTATGTTTTGAATCAACAAGTTAAAATTagactcctttttttttttacagtagtTATAGACTTgggaaatttaaaatcaatcaaacGCATAAAATGTGCAAATTCATTTCAAATGATTGTGTTAAATGTTCTTACTAGTTGATTTGATTATTAGAAAATGCTATAGgtcttaaaaaatgttttttgaagTTTAAAATTGAGTATTGAAACTTGaactttcaaaattttcaagttaATTTTAATCCATTCATTAACTTTAAGtctaatatatttaatagaaaTATTAACGGGAGAGTGTCAAACACAGTATTTTCGTTAAATATTGAATGGCAAGGCAACtaataaactaaaattgtataattaaaaatagagggattaaataggaaatgaaaaaaaatgaaaaaccaaaTTCAAATTTGGACAATAGtattgtaaacaaaaacacaattaaacctaaaaatataatttaataacgtaactcttttttataagaaataataatataactctTTAGACATTGAATCACCGGACACTTGCATGGAGTTTACAAGCTTCAGTGCTGGATGCAAGTAATTTAAGAGTATTCTCTTGGACTCTAACAAGCAGTACAAGCTTGAGCTTCCCTCCATTTTTCATGGAATTGATCAGCTGAATATGCAATTGCACGCAACTACTACAACTACAAGCGCATAAAGTTCAACGAAAGAAACACGCGCACACAAGAAACCAACTTGCCTCAAGTTATCGCAGGATTAGAAAGACTTATAGATTCCATGGTATCGTTAATGTAATTTTACTAGACTGCACTCAAGGAACAACAATTACATGTTACGAACAATTTAAAAAGGCCGACCACAAAATTGATGGCGAACTGATTTTAATATTTCAGATTCACAGTTtatcagaaaataaataaaataaatggatTGTCAAAAATAGTCTTTGGAAACTTGTGATTCAAGAAAATCGTTCTAAGCTGCTTCATacattaataaaacaaaaataaataaaatactaactaaCCCTTGAGTTTTCTATCATTTCTGCTTTTCTTCCTATATTCTCTATTCTCTGAAGggtattgtttttttatcaataggTTGCACATTGCTGTTTTGACTGCTTCAGCTGCTGCTAGAAAAGCATTGTCATCAACGGATGCAGATCCTTGCAACGTTTCTAGTAGTTTTTCTCCCCCAGGAATGTTATCATCTCCCAGAACAACTGGCTCTTTCTCAACATCAATACTGGAAATTACTCGCACACAAGCCAAAGAGGGATAATTAAAACCAGGTAGACCAGAGACACCTGTAACCATCCACAATTTCCCTATAGATGGGCTGCTCCCCAAGCAGGTAGGGACAAAggcctctccagcaacagaaaCCACCTGCAGTGTTCCCGCCATTTTAAATGCCCTTAGAAACAAATGTTTTCCTTCTTATGTATATCAGCAGTTAGCTTTGCTTTCATAACAATAACACAAATAGAAATCTAACTTCACacaagaaaaatagaaacagACAAATAAAACTATCACCATAATGATGCAAGTCAATGGTCATTTCCAGCATGTTTAACAGCCATTACCTTGGCAACGGAAAGAGTTTGTGCAGAAACATTGCAACTCAACAATACTATTCCTTGCAAGCTACAGAGTATCAAATAAAACTAGTCAATAAACCAAAACATAATTCTCCCGAAGAGAAATATGACAGAATGCTATAGCGGGAGAATTACCTCTGAATGGCCACTGCAACAAGCAAACCATCCAGTACGGTACATAAATCAGTAACAGCATGGCCACGCTCCTCGGCCTTACCATTAGACTCTAAAAGACCTGCCTTTGGAACAGAGGATGCAGAGcaagaaagtaaaaaacaagTGTAACAGCAAAAAGAGGTCAAAATCATAACTTTATTGGAATCACTAGAATTTTATTCATGTGAACAAGAATTGCCTATacagtaataatttaaaaaatgctttATGAAGATAGAGAAAATTATACAACTCTGAGCCTCtgataaatataagaaataccTTAATTGCAACCTCGCAAGTATCAAGAAGTGCTCCAGAGTCAATATTCCACAATCGAACCTGTGAAAAGCAATCCACATTACTTTCATCTAACAGAGaatcataaagaaaataaacaggGATGTTGAATGAATTACTAACTGTGGAATCACCACTGCCAGATAGAAGAAAGCCTTGAGGGCATTCCTGAGCCTGAATGAAGGCAAGGCAGGAAACAaacctgcaaataaatacattttatttatctagAAGCAGTAAGAAAAACTTTTATTTAGCAAAAAAACATGTCAACTTCACtaatttttctagaagaaaagtAAAAGTAGGGAAAAAGGAATCCGGCTGAAAATATCTGAAGTTGTAAAATTCTTATAAGATGACCTCAAGTACTCGAAATAGATAATACCGAAAAGGACTAAGTATTGTATAATACTTTAAGTGGATGAATTACCAATTAAGTAATATACTCAGTATCCACAATCATGAAAAGTTGGTATTGCCAGAAAATGAAAGTTATCAAATTCGACAATAATAGAAGAAAAGCAACTCTTACTCTGTATGACCGAGACAGAAACTTTGTATCTGTTGAGCTCCATTTAAAGGCTTCTTGGGAAAATTAGTAACCTGTGATGTGCATATAATgattaagaggaaaaaaataaaggaaccaTAACAGAACACAGAAGAGGTTTTTGAAATGTTAGCTTACTCGAATTTTGAAATCACGATCTGCGCTTAAAATATAGCGACCATCCGGTGAAAATTCCTGCAGAAGACATTCACGTAAAAAcagttataagaaaaataacgaACTTAACtcggaaaacaaaaaagacGCAATAACGAGCACGTGATGTAATTCACCAAGCTAGTGATGATACTGCAATAGTGAGAAAGAAGCGGTGCCGGTTTCTTATCATCGTGTAACGGAGGATCGAGATCCACAACCCAAACAACGCCGAATTTGTCGGCGAAGCACACGAATGTTCCGTCGTCGCTGATTGCTACTGCAGTTACTCTCTTCTCGGAGGACCTAttgtaagaattaaaatacCAACGAAGgaactaaattattaaattgaaaGTGTGCGTGTGACGAAacagagagggagagagagagcggCTATTATTACACGGTGGTGATGCAACGCCAGGACTGTGTTGACCAGACCTTGAGGGTTTTATCGTCACCTGCGGACACGAAGAGTTTTCCTTTTGCGCCGAAGCGAATGGCTCTGATGTTGTCCTTGTGGAACGGGACGGCGCCATCAGAGTCGTCGGTTAAAGAAGCTGCAGAACCGCTACTGTGGGTTTATCAGCATAATGTAACTGAGTTGAAGTGAGAGAGATGGAGTTGGGAAGGGTTGCTTACAGGAGGTCGAAGACCCGGAGGTGCGGGCCCACTGCGACGGCGACGGAGGATTGGTCGGGGTGAACGGCGATTAAGGCCGGAGCGACTTGGGTGTCGTTCTTGGATTCGGATTCCATGCTACTGCTGATGCTGCGACTCAGAAAAGCTAACCTCCGTCTTAGGGTTTGGCGCTTCTCCGTTCCAAATATTGGGCTTTCTTTCTATCTGGTTTCTCTTCGGCCCGCTTGGCCCACCAAGGAACATTAAACTTCTCACACACTAATTCTTTTGACAaactagaaaattaattaattatcatttttatgtttgcaTGCATAGTTGAGGTAAACTCACGGAAAATTGttctaatttaattcattttcacaagttaaaatcttaaatatataattacattaagtATTTAAacgaattttattatttataataattttatttgcgtcaagtaagattatttttactaaaaaaacttatatctatatatatatatatataataataataataataaaggtgacgaatattatatgacaaaagTTCACATTTCAATTGTTGTATAAAACGATGTCTTGGTTATATCCTATATAAACTTTAGTTGCTTAATGATATATTAGTTAACGTAATAATAGTGGTCAtggacataaaaaaaatagtgggcATGTATATAATTGGAAAAAGAGGAGAAATTCTTAATTACTTCTagaggaaaataaaatgtattactTATATTGTGTCGTTCAATATGTAACAAACCAAATTTGGGAAACTATCATTGGGGTCTCCCATTTTAATAGCATTTTTAATGTTACAATTGAGATACGATACAATACAAGAGATATATACCTTTCGTTGTGCATGTATTATTTCCCCATTCGTAGAAATTCTCTCATGTTCCTAACAAAAGTAAGGAAAGAAACATATGGAACATCTTCCAAgtcaagcaaagaaagagagACCAATATATTCTAACTTGAGTGTACTATCATCATGAACCTCGAAAActaaaggaaaataataaacgTGCACTCTAAATGGGTTGTATTTAAGTAGatggaagagagaaataaaaaaaaatgataacattgATTAGTAATAAGATAGAAAATAAAGCAAGAgatgataagaaaaaaacattaaagaaaatgCAAAATGGGTGCATTTTTATATAACTCAATATTATTTAGTGGTTTCGACTCCTTTTGAGGAGAATACACTTTATCGTATAAAGTGAAACATTAACCATTAACTAGAAAATCCACTATtgagataataattaattttgaattatgttaaatatgtatttgattttatcgtaatttttaaccattattttttttaaccaatggtTAAATATGTGCCCTTACTTTAGAGAAACCAAATCCCATGTTAAGAATTAAGAgtcttcatatttttaatagactttttttaaaaaaattacaaaaattgcaaTGAAATTTTACAATTGACATGGTTATTATCGGGGACACAAGATGGTAACTTTCAATCCATGCACGTAAACCCTACCTTCGCTGCTCTCGTCCTCTCCAGCTAGCATTTTACTTTCATGCGGTTTAAAGATTGTAAATTGGAGGGAAGGGGGCGATTacatgtatatttatttatttatttaattttttattgatagacTATTATCATGTGTTGTATACAGAGAAAGAAAGAGTTCTCCTTCAATCGTGTTCTTGAGTTTCATATcaataataaattgatttttatgaatTCTCTGTCTTTGTCAAATTTCTTTAATCCAAAATTCTCTAACGTTCTGTTTAGTGGAAATGATTGTGAGATAAGGGAACAGATGCCGAAATTAGTTTGGATGTTTGGTAGAAATGATATAaggtaaaattaatttgaatttaatgagCCTTACAATTGAAATTTTTGTCCTTTGGCAAAGGAGAGAAGTGTAAAATTTACTttacaattttatcatttt harbors:
- the LOC114406869 gene encoding tRNA (guanine-N(7)-)-methyltransferase non-catalytic subunit wdr4-like gives rise to the protein MESESKNDTQVAPALIAVHPDQSSVAVAVGPHLRVFDLLSGSAASLTDDSDGAVPFHKDNIRAIRFGAKGKLFVSAGDDKTLKVWSTQSWRCITTVSSEKRVTAVAISDDGTFVCFADKFGVVWVVDLDPPLHDDKKPAPLLSHYCSIITSLEFSPDGRYILSADRDFKIRVTNFPKKPLNGAQQIQSFCLGHTEFVSCLAFIQAQECPQGFLLSGSGDSTVRLWNIDSGALLDTCEVAIKAGLLESNGKAEERGHAVTDLCTVLDGLLVAVAIQSLQGIVLLSCNVSAQTLSVAKVVSVAGEAFVPTCLGSSPSIGKLWMVTGVSGLPGFNYPSLACVRVISSIDVEKEPVVLGDDNIPGGEKLLETLQGSASVDDNAFLAAAEAVKTAMCNLLIKKQYPSENREYRKKSRNDRKLKG